The window ATCTCATTCTTTTTATTCTCAATACATTAGAATAAGTTCCTTTAGGAGTAGTGATAGTACCGTAGCCATCTACAGTAACACTCACCTGCCCTGTTTCATTGGTATTTCCTATGGCAGTAGAAACACTGTTAAACTCATATGTATCATCAAACTGTTGAAGATAAGTAATCGGAAACTTATACTCAATCAAAGGATTAACGTAGGTCACTGTAACATCTCCCAGTGCAGGTCCTGAATAAGATCCTAACATAGTCGCTTCAACATCTGTCATGGAATTAAAATCCTGAGTGTCAATATTAGCCATCGATGTAATCCTGTTAGCACCAGGAAATCTAAAACAATTGGCCTGTCCGGGACATTCTTTAGCGGTATAAGAAACAGGATTAGTTCCTGTATATGCTGAAAAATTCCAGGTAATATTGGCTCCTGCAGAACCTGCAGTAATAGACGTTCCGCTTACATCCTCGGATTTTAGATTAATCACTGTATTCAGACGGTCAACTCCAGCTCTTGTTACGGATGGCTGGGCATAGGACATTATCCCTAAAAGAAGGAATAAAACAAAGTTTAAATTTTTCATATTATGTTGATTTTAAGATTAGTTACATACTTATATTTCACAACATAAAGATAAATAACAAATTCCTTTCGGCAATCATTTATCTATTTAAAACTTTATTTCTTCTACGAATGACACAAAGAGAATGCCCAGCAGAAATAGCTGGGCATTTTTATACTAATTAAATAACTGTCTGTAACCTAAAGGGGTTTGATCTGTTTTCTTTTTAAATAATTTATTAAAAGATTGTGGATGCTCAAATCCTAGCGCATAAGCAACTTCCGATACAGAGAAATTAGTGGCTGTAAGATATTCTTTTGCTTTTTCAATCAGCTTCTCATGAATATGCTGCTGCGCATTCTGGCCTGTGAGATTTCTCAACATATCACTGAGGTAATGAGGTGACAGATTAAGCTCTGAAGCCAGGAAGTCTACTGTAGGAAGTCCGGCTGTCAATGTTTTCTGATCATTAAAATAGTTTTCCAGCACTTTTTCCATGGTAGTCAACAGATCATTATTTACCGTCTTTCTTGTGATGAACTGTCTTTTATAAAAACGATTGCTGTAATTGAGGAGAACTTCAGTATAGGAAATTATCACATCCTGACTTACTTCATCAATAGCAGTATTCAATTCATTTTTAATACTGTTCAAAAGCCCTTGCATGATCGTCTTTTCCTGATCAGACAAATGAAGAGCCTCATTTGTATCATAAGAAAAGAACCCCAGTTTTTTTATATTTTGGGCCAAAGGATAATTTCTGATAAAATCTGGGTGTATCAACAGTGTATAGCCGCAATATTCTGAATTCTCTTCAGGAGAAAGTATCTGCCCGGGAGCGGTAAACATCATGCCGCCTTCATTAAAATCATAATATCCTTGTCCATATCCCATTTTCCCGTTTGTAGAATATTTATAAGAAATTTTATAGAAATTGAACATAAAACTTCTTCCTGCCCAATCCTCTTTAATGCTCATTTTTTCATTATCTATGAGACTTACCAGCGGATGAAGAGGCCCCGGAAGCTGCAACAAACTGTGCAGCTCCGATATTGAGGAAATTTTTACTAAAGAATTTTCTTTCTTTTCCATGTTATAAAGTTATGATTTTTCTATGAAGCTCCATATACAACTGACAGACAATTAAATAAACCGACTACCTAATTGTTCTCTAAATACTTCAGCTCCTAATTTCTGACGTTCTTCATATAAAGCTTTTGCATCCTCACCTGCTACATATCTTAATTGTTTTTTGTTATCTGTAGCGGCTTCATAAACTACTTCAGCAATTTGTTCCGGCGTAGAAGCAGCTTCCATCATTCCTTCCATAGCAGAATACAAAGAATTAATCATCTCTTCGTAAGCAGGACTTGATGCAGAATCCAGAGAACGGCTTACAAAATCCGTTTTTATGCCTCCGGGAGAAACTGTTTTAATATCTATTCCGAACTTATTCAATTCAAAAGCCATACTTTCGCTCCATCCCTCTAACGCCCATTTTGTAGCATGATAAATTGAATTCAGAGGAAAAGCCATTAATCCGCCAATAGATGTTGTAGAAATAAACATTCCTTTCTTTTTCTCTCTAAAATAAGGAGTGAATGCCTGAGTAACCCGAATAGTACCCAATAAATTTGTATTCAGTTGTCTCACAATCTGATCATCATTCAAAGCTTCCAAAGGTCCTAAAAGTCCATACCCTGCATTGTTAAAAACCACATCTACATCCCCCAATTCCAATGATTGATTGACAACAGCCCGTATTTGTTCAGGATTCGTTACATCCAATGGAAGCACTGTTACGTTATCCAAAGCAGTAAGATCAGAAGCCGCTTCAGGATTTCTCATGGTAGCAATTACCTTCCATCCTTTCTGTTGAAATAATTGTGCAGTTGCTTTACCTAACCCTGTAGAAGCACCTGTTATAAAAATTGTTTTCATTTTTTCTTGTTTAAAATTACAGGACAAAGGTCAGAATCAGAAAAAACATAAGAGTTGCCAAAACGGACTAAGCTGTAGCCAAAATGGATAGCATTAATTTAATAATCATAGACTTTCCTAACCGCTTATATTGAAAATATTTTATAGGGTATGAAAGCCTCAATTATTCTTTCATTTTATCGTTTTTTTGTAAGTTTGCTCGGATCAATTTTTATGGCAGAATATATTCTTGAAAACATCAATATCAGTACACTTTCCGTATACGACTTGTTAAAGCATACAACAGAAAGTTCGTTTGTGGAAATCACTGATTTTCATGAAGTATATCCTGTCACCATTGAAAATAATATGGGAATCTTTACAAAAGAATCTTCACTACATGATTTTCCCATAGTAACTATAAGTCGTATACATCATTCATTGATTTGTAGTTGTACTTGCGACAATTCTAAGCCTCAGCTTTGTGCTCACCAGGCAGAAATCATCCATTGTATTCTGGAAGAAAAGAAATACCGGATTTTCTTTGATGATATTCTACGTAAAAAAACATTCTTATCTAAGGCCAAAGGTTATGGCTTAGAAAATGAACCGGATCTCGATCACTATTTTCAACTGGAACTGACAGAAGGGAAATTGGAAATTCTACCCAGGATCAAAGAAATGCTTACTATGGATGAGCAGATGTTTCAGAGAGACCTTCTGCCTCAGGTTCTGTCTAAACTAGATGAACTGGCAGTACAGGAAACTGGAAAGAAACAAATACTGGCCATTGGTAAACACCGTTACTACAATCATCTGGTGTTCTCTCTCATGGAAGCCGAAATTACACAAACCGGAAAGCTTAAAAATCCTGTTACTGCTGTCGATGCCATGCAATTGATTTGGAAAGCTGAAAAACCTCTGGATATAAAATTCTATACGGCTATTTCTTCTTTTCAAAACAATTACAATGAAGAGTATAATGCTTCTGAAATGGAAGCTCTAAAACTGATTGTAAAGAATCCCCTCGGCCTAGATGTGTATTATCATGATCGTGAAATCGCTGAAACGATGTCTGCAAAATCGCTGACACAAGTTACACTTAATACTTTAAATACAAACATCCAACTATCTGTATTTAAGAAAGATCCATTTTTTGAAATAACTGGAGAATTACTTTTAAATGACTTGCTGGTTCCTTTTAAAAATATAATTTTAAGAAATGAGTATTTTATATATAACAACAACACATTCAGTCTCATAGACCATCCTGACATGCTCAGGATCATCAAGTTTTTCAAAGCTAACAATGAAATATTACTGATCCATTCTTCGAAATACGAGGGTTTCATGAAGCAAATTTTATCCAACCTTGAAGAACATATTAATATAAATTACAGCTACATACAAACCGCAACGAAAGTACAGCTTGAAGAAAAGAATTTTCAGATAGAAAGAGTAATTTATCTTCGTCAGCAGGAAAATTATATTGGTATTACCCCTGTCATGAAATATGGTCAGGTGGAAGTTCCTGTATATTCCAGAAAGCAGATTTTTGATACCGATCAGAATGGAAACCCTTTCAAGATAGAAAGAAATGATGCCGCAGAAGCACGCTTTACCTCTTTGGTGATGCAGCAGCATCCTGACTTTGAAGAACAGATGGATGGTTACCAGTATTTCTATCTTCACAGGGAAAAATTCCTTGATAACAATTGGTTCCTGAATGCTTTTGAAGTATGGCGGAATGAAGGTATTGTCATTTTAGGTTTTAACGACCTGAAAAACAATAAGCTAAACCCTCACCGCGCCAAAATTAATATTCAGATTACGAGTGGGCTGGATTGGTTTAATGCAAAATTAAAAGTAGGGTTTGGGCAAAAGAAACTACTTTGAAACAGCTTCACAGAACCATTCGCAATAAAAGTAAATTCGTTCAGCTGGATGACGGCAGCCTGGGCATTCTCCCTGAAGAATGGATGGACAAAATTGCGGCTTATTTTCAAGTTGGCGAAATTGATGAAGAATTATTAAGAATTCCGAAAATCAACTTTACTGAAGTCTCTTCTCTTTTTGAAAAAGAAGTATTGAGTACAGAGGTTCAGAATGAGATCACCACATATTCCACTCAGTTTGCAGCCCATAAAAATATTCCTCAGGTCAATATTCCGGCTGAATTAAAGGCTGAATTAAGAGATTATCAGCACGAGGGATTAAATTGGCTTAATTTTCTGGATGGGTTCAACTTCGGCGGATGCCTTGCTGATGATATGGGACTGGGAAAAACACTTCAGATCATTGCATTTATTCTTTCTCAAAGGGAAAACCGAGGGCACACTACAAATCTTGTAGTCGTTCCTACTTCTCTTCTTTTCAACTGGCAGGAAGAAATCAGCAAGTTTGCCCCTTCCATAAAGGTTTTAGTACATTATGGCCCGGATCGGCAGAAAGTGACTACTCACTTTTCTGATTACGAAGTGGTGCTGACCACCTACGGAATGCTGCTTTCTGATATCCGCTTCCTGAAGACCTTTAATTTCAATTATATTTTCCTTGATGAATCTCAGACCATCAAGAACCCTAATTCTGAAAGATATAAAGCAGCAAGGCTTCTCCAGGCCAGAAACAGAATTGTTTTAACGGGTACTCCTGTTGAAAACAGTACTTTTGATCTTTACAGCCAGCTTTCTTTTGCATGCCCCGGCTTATTGGGCAGTAAACAGTCTTTCAAAGATATTTATGCTATTCCTATTGATAAGTTTGAGTACAATAAACGGGCTATGGAACTTCAGCAGAAGATAAAACCATTTATCCTTCGCAGAACGAAGAAACAAGTAGCCAAAGAACTTCCGGAGAAAACAGAAACGGTTATTTATTGTGAAATGAATGCTGAACAGCGCAGGATCTATGATGCTTATGAAAAAGAGCTTCGTGAATTCATTGCGGCCAATGATGACGATGACCTTAATAAAAACAGTATGCACGTTCTTACCGGGCTTACAAGACTCAGACAAATCTGTAATTCTCCTGTATTGATTAAAGAAGGCTATTCCGGAGAACATGCAGTAAAAATTGAGATTCTGATGGAGCAGATTCTTGGAAAATCAAAAGACCATAAAATCCTTGTATTCTCACAATTTGTTGGAATGCTGGATCTATTGAAGCCTGAACTGGAGAGTCATGGAATTCCTTTTGAATATCTCACCGGACAAACGAAGGAAAGAGGTAAAAAAGTAGCCAATTTTCAGGAAAATGAAGACATTCGTGTATTTTTAATAAGTTTAAAAGCTGGTGGTATAGGCCTTAATCTTACCCAGGCCGATTATATTTATTTGATTGACCCATGGTGGAACCCTGCTGCTGAAAACCAAGCAATTGACCGAAGTTACCGTATCGGACAAACTAAAAATGTGATTGCCGTGCGTATGATCTGCTCCAATACGGTGGAAGAGAAAATCCTTACTCTACAGAAAAAGAAAACATTATTGGCTCAAAACCTTCTTAAAACAGAAGGAACAAAGTTCAAGGGGCTTTCAAAGCATGACCTTCTGGATATTTTAGAGCAGAAATAAAGGATTAAATTATTTGATGGAACCGGTTTAAAACCACCCTGATTTTACTCAATACTTTAACGATACAACATATTTATTGTCAGCGATATAAAACAAAACCGACAGATATAATCTGCCGGTAAAAAACAAAAATTGATATGGATATGATTAGATATGTGTTTTACTTTTTAATTACTTTTTCGGTAATCATTTTTTTATCTTTTGTCTGGATTTTAATCAGGTAAGTTCCCGGAACAAAGCTGTTCATATTCACAGTATCGGAATTTCCTTCTGAAAGCTTTTGTCCTGAAATGTTATACACTTCATATTTCTCCAGCCTATCTTTCATTTTGATCGTTACATTTCCGGAAGTTGGATTGGGATATATTTTCACTTCTATAGATTTATCCTTAGAAACCTCTGTTGTAGAAAGACTTTCCGGCTGTATATTGATGGTATAATCTTCTGCCTGGCCAATAACCCAACCTGAAGGACAGGGTAGATTTTCCAGCGTTCCCATCCATGAACTGGATTCATATGCTTTTACTAACCTGAAACGTGTATTTCCTAGTAATGTATTAGCTGGAATAGTAATGGTTTCTGAAGTCACTCCTGATTCATGACCCGAAACCAGATTTGAATTGTCCAGATATCCCAGATTAAACTTTTCATCAGCATCAAACTGATTATTATGGTTAAAGTCGATATAAGCGTAGGCAGAAACGGTTGTTTGCCCATGAGTTCCTCCGGTTACCGTAATTGGATATCCGTTTCCTCGGCTGACATTAAAAACAGTACTTGTAAAATCTTCAATTACCGGTGAGCTTCCATCAATTGAACTTTCATTAGTAAGTCCCGCAAACTCCACCTTAGTTATTTCACTGACCGTAAGGCTTGTTATCCCTTCAGATCCACAATAAGGAAAAGGAAAAGCAGGTGCACCCCCTTGGATGTTCACCATATAATCTTCTGTCTGTCCGGCTCTTAATCCCGAATCACAAGCGGAAGAAATAGAGTTCGGAGCACTTGAATCCGAATACGCAGGGACATTTGTATTTTTAAGAACTCTCATTCTCTTACTGCCGCCCGCCACATTAGCCGGAATTGTAATGGTATTATCAATAGTAAAGGCATTGGCCGGATTAGCTGCCTCCAGCCTTCCTATATAAAAGCTTTCCCCTGCATCATCGAAGCTGCCATTTCCATTAAAATCGATATAAACCATTACATCACTGGGG of the Chryseobacterium capnotolerans genome contains:
- a CDS encoding T9SS type A sorting domain-containing protein — encoded protein: MKNLNFVLFLLLGIMSYAQPSVTRAGVDRLNTVINLKSEDVSGTSITAGSAGANITWNFSAYTGTNPVSYTAKECPGQANCFRFPGANRITSMANIDTQDFNSMTDVEATMLGSYSGPALGDVTVTYVNPLIEYKFPITYLQQFDDTYEFNSVSTAIGNTNETGQVSVTVDGYGTITTPKGTYSNVLRIKRMRSATQTIASSPTPITATYTNESYQWVSQTDGMVFSFAINTFVLNGVTNVSKTVSYLDSTVLSTVDLDSKKATISIYPNPSADFIAIASKEDLKKITVSSLEGKTVITAGASRNIDISKLPKGVYILQGELKNGTIISKKIIKK
- a CDS encoding helix-turn-helix domain-containing protein → MEKKENSLVKISSISELHSLLQLPGPLHPLVSLIDNEKMSIKEDWAGRSFMFNFYKISYKYSTNGKMGYGQGYYDFNEGGMMFTAPGQILSPEENSEYCGYTLLIHPDFIRNYPLAQNIKKLGFFSYDTNEALHLSDQEKTIMQGLLNSIKNELNTAIDEVSQDVIISYTEVLLNYSNRFYKRQFITRKTVNNDLLTTMEKVLENYFNDQKTLTAGLPTVDFLASELNLSPHYLSDMLRNLTGQNAQQHIHEKLIEKAKEYLTATNFSVSEVAYALGFEHPQSFNKLFKKKTDQTPLGYRQLFN
- a CDS encoding SDR family oxidoreductase — encoded protein: MKTIFITGASTGLGKATAQLFQQKGWKVIATMRNPEAASDLTALDNVTVLPLDVTNPEQIRAVVNQSLELGDVDVVFNNAGYGLLGPLEALNDDQIVRQLNTNLLGTIRVTQAFTPYFREKKKGMFISTTSIGGLMAFPLNSIYHATKWALEGWSESMAFELNKFGIDIKTVSPGGIKTDFVSRSLDSASSPAYEEMINSLYSAMEGMMEAASTPEQIAEVVYEAATDNKKQLRYVAGEDAKALYEERQKLGAEVFREQLGSRFI
- a CDS encoding DEAD/DEAH box helicase: MKQLHRTIRNKSKFVQLDDGSLGILPEEWMDKIAAYFQVGEIDEELLRIPKINFTEVSSLFEKEVLSTEVQNEITTYSTQFAAHKNIPQVNIPAELKAELRDYQHEGLNWLNFLDGFNFGGCLADDMGLGKTLQIIAFILSQRENRGHTTNLVVVPTSLLFNWQEEISKFAPSIKVLVHYGPDRQKVTTHFSDYEVVLTTYGMLLSDIRFLKTFNFNYIFLDESQTIKNPNSERYKAARLLQARNRIVLTGTPVENSTFDLYSQLSFACPGLLGSKQSFKDIYAIPIDKFEYNKRAMELQQKIKPFILRRTKKQVAKELPEKTETVIYCEMNAEQRRIYDAYEKELREFIAANDDDDLNKNSMHVLTGLTRLRQICNSPVLIKEGYSGEHAVKIEILMEQILGKSKDHKILVFSQFVGMLDLLKPELESHGIPFEYLTGQTKERGKKVANFQENEDIRVFLISLKAGGIGLNLTQADYIYLIDPWWNPAAENQAIDRSYRIGQTKNVIAVRMICSNTVEEKILTLQKKKTLLAQNLLKTEGTKFKGLSKHDLLDILEQK
- a CDS encoding T9SS type A sorting domain-containing protein encodes the protein MKKITTLSFVILCGLAKAQYCTPTFQYGAGSNMISNVTFGSINNNSSTNSSTTQEYEDFTSLSTDVAAGNAYPISIKGPSSTFPSDVMVYIDFNGNGSFDDAGESFYIGRLEAANPANAFTIDNTITIPANVAGGSKRMRVLKNTNVPAYSDSSAPNSISSACDSGLRAGQTEDYMVNIQGGAPAFPFPYCGSEGITSLTVSEITKVEFAGLTNESSIDGSSPVIEDFTSTVFNVSRGNGYPITVTGGTHGQTTVSAYAYIDFNHNNQFDADEKFNLGYLDNSNLVSGHESGVTSETITIPANTLLGNTRFRLVKAYESSSWMGTLENLPCPSGWVIGQAEDYTINIQPESLSTTEVSKDKSIEVKIYPNPTSGNVTIKMKDRLEKYEVYNISGQKLSEGNSDTVNMNSFVPGTYLIKIQTKDKKMITEKVIKK